In Mucilaginibacter auburnensis, the genomic stretch TCAATCAATTCAACTGATGATATGTGCTCCATTTCCTCGGCCATATCATGCACTTCATCCCATTTAAAGTTAAGTTTCTCCACCAAAAAATACTCCCACAAACGATGCCTTCTAATAATGTTTACCGCTATTTTCTCCCCGGCAGGGGTTAGGCTTACCCCTTGGTATTTAGCGTAATTAATGAGCAGTTTATCGGCCAGTTTTTTAAGCATATCCGTTACTGATGCTGCTTTGGTATTTAAGGCCGCGGCAATTTGATTAGTGCTCACGTTAGCATCATTTAATGATAAATGGTATATCGCTTTTAAATAATTTTCTTCGGCTAATGTATTCATTTAAACAAATCTAATTAAAAATTTAGACTTGCCTAAAAAATGCATAAAATTTAATTCTTTTATTAAATGTTACGAAAAATTTAATTTTGTACATTGTACAAAAATTGCAAACATGGCAGCTGAATTAGATAAAATTGACCTCCAGATACTTAAGATTTTACAGGAAAACGGACGCATAACCAATCTGCAGTTATCTAACGAAATTGGTTTGTCGCCGGCGCCTACTTTGGAGCGTGTGCGTAAATTGGAGAATGCCGGTTACATAAAAAGTTACCATGCTTTGGTTGATGAGGAGAAACTGGGTTTAGGTATAAAAACCTTCATTCAGATATCGTTAGACTTCCATCAGAAGAATACCATTCAAACTTTTATTGACGAGATAAAGCACATTAAAGAAGTTACCGAATGCCATCACGTAACCGGCCAGTGCGATTTTCTGCTGAAAGTTTATGTACGCGACATTAAATCATACGAGCAACTCATTATGGAAAAGATCAGCCGCATCAGCGTGGTTAAAACTTTCCAAACCATGATGATTATGAGCACCAGTAAAAAGGAACCGATAGTGCCGCTGGAGTATTAAGCCCCCTAACCCCCTAAAGGGGGAACACCAAAAAGAAGCGGCCTGTCATGCAATATGACAAGCCGCTTCTTTTGCTTTAGTGGTTTCAAAAGTTCCCCCTTTAGGGGGCAGAGGGGGGTTACCACTTGATCGGCTCCTTCCCCACCTTCTCCAAATAGGCATTCGTTTTAGAAAAAGGCTTTGATCCGAAGAAATTACCTTTTATAACCGCCATGGGCGATGGGTGGCTTGATTTGATGATGAGGTGCTTGCTTTCATCTATCAGCACTGCTTTTGACTGGGCGTAGGCTCCCCACAATATAAACACAACACCTGTTTTTTGATCAGATATGGTTTTGATAACGGTATCAGTAAACTGCTCCCAACCTTTCTTTTGATGTGAGCCTGCCTCGCCTGCTCGTACAGTTAGCGTGGCGTTTAACAATAATACGCCTTGCTCGGCCCAATGGGTTAAGTCACCGCTGCGGGGTATGGTAAAGCCCGGTATGTCCGTAGCTAATTCTTTGTAAATATTTTGCAGCGATGGGGGAGTAGCCACACCTTTTTGAACGGAGAATGACAGCCCATGCGCCTGATTGGGGCCGTGATAAGGGTCCTGCCCAATAATTACCACCTTTACTTCATCAAAAGGGGTTTTCAAAAAAGCGTTAAAAATATCGCTGTTTTTAGGATAAATGGTTTTGCCCGCCAGTTTCTCCTGTTTTAAAAATTCGCGCAGTTTAAGCATGTAATCTTTCTCAAACTCATTACCCAAAACCTTAAGCCACGAGGCTTCTAATTCTACCGCCATAAATGTTTATGCAACTGTTGATTTACAGTGCAAATAAACGGATATTTGCACTCTGATTTTTAACAGGATTAAAAGAAAATTATGTCGAATATTACAAGGCTGATAATAGCCTGCACCATTTTAGGTGGTGCTATAGCACTTTGTGTTTTTGGTTTATGGGGATGGGGCATACCTGTGTTTTTAATAGGTGTTTTAGTGCTGGTTACCTTCTTTTTTAACGAGAACATGCTGGTTGCACAGTACTTTTTACGTAAAGAAAATTTAGATAAGGCCGAAGAGTGGCTGAATAAAATAACTGATTACGAGAAACAATTGCATAAACAGCAGCACGGTTATTATAACCTGCTGATAGGTTTGATCGAATCTCGTAAGCAGCCTATGAAGTCTGAAAAGTACTTTAAAAAAGCTTTGACGCTGGGTATGACCATGTCGCACAACACAGCCCTGGCCAAAATAAGTTTGGCAGGTATAGCCATGGCAAAGCGCAACAAGCGCGAGGCGCAAATGTATTTATCAGAAGCTACTAAGGATGATAAAAATAAACTGCTGGCCGACCAGATAAAAATGATGAAAGGGCAACTGGCGCAAATGGATAAGCAAATAGTAAAAGGCTTCCGCCCGCAGTATTAAAAGATAGGAAAGGCAAAAAATAAAATAGGCTTTAAACCCCAACGGTTTAAGGCCTATTTGTCTTCGATAGAACCGAAATAGCTGGGTTCAATTCTGTTAAAGTCTGCTCTTGATGAATAGCGCTCGGTAAGCTCAGCCTCAGCAGCCGGATCAGCAACTTCAACAATTTTCAACAAACTTCTGATAAACGACAGATTAAAGTTTTGTCTGTTCAGTTTTATCAGGTATTCGTTTTCTGTTATTTCTAAAATAGAATTAGTCATAATCTTTGTATTAAATGTATGTATGTAAAAATAATCAACACATTCAATGCCAAAGTTTTGCCAATTTTATTATTCTATTAAAGAATTGTTAACAACTGATGTTAGTTATTAGTTACTTAACTTAATTAAGTGCGGACATATATAACTAAACACAGCATGAAGAAATTAATTTGATACCTTATTATTCTTCAGTTCAGGTCTGTTTCTTATCATTGTCCAATATTCCTCTCTTATATCGTCATCTATTGGTGTAGCCTGTTTGGAGTATAACGCATCACTACCATCCTTTTTACAACCAGATATCCAATACTCTTCGTTACTCGAGGTTTCAATGCAGTTATGTTTATAGCCGCTTTTCGTTTTTATGAATTCCTGGCCTTTGTAATACATTGAGCGGCCGGTTTTTGAAAATTCAACACGACCAATTCGCGCTTCGCCTGTAATACTTCCGGCTTTTCGTTCAATGTACATTATGCGGCTTTTCATTTTAATATTGCTTTACTCAAACCAGGCCATTACCACGTCTTTAGCGGGCATGGTAATATCCAGTTTCAGTTTTTTGCGCATACCGCCCAAATCATTAAATACCTTGTTAGGGTTACCAGCTTTCAACTCTTCAACAGTATTAAAGCCCATTTT encodes the following:
- a CDS encoding metal-dependent transcriptional regulator yields the protein MNTLAEENYLKAIYHLSLNDANVSTNQIAAALNTKAASVTDMLKKLADKLLINYAKYQGVSLTPAGEKIAVNIIRRHRLWEYFLVEKLNFKWDEVHDMAEEMEHISSVELIDRLDKFMGYPGHDPHGDPIPDRHGKFKTNHLKCIAELEVDDCGTVSGVRDHSPAFLQYLERLQLTIGRKIFVKEIVNYDRSVVLTVEGTSINISREVADNLLIAI
- a CDS encoding Lrp/AsnC family transcriptional regulator, with product MAAELDKIDLQILKILQENGRITNLQLSNEIGLSPAPTLERVRKLENAGYIKSYHALVDEEKLGLGIKTFIQISLDFHQKNTIQTFIDEIKHIKEVTECHHVTGQCDFLLKVYVRDIKSYEQLIMEKISRISVVKTFQTMMIMSTSKKEPIVPLEY
- the ung gene encoding uracil-DNA glycosylase, yielding MAVELEASWLKVLGNEFEKDYMLKLREFLKQEKLAGKTIYPKNSDIFNAFLKTPFDEVKVVIIGQDPYHGPNQAHGLSFSVQKGVATPPSLQNIYKELATDIPGFTIPRSGDLTHWAEQGVLLLNATLTVRAGEAGSHQKKGWEQFTDTVIKTISDQKTGVVFILWGAYAQSKAVLIDESKHLIIKSSHPSPMAVIKGNFFGSKPFSKTNAYLEKVGKEPIKW
- a CDS encoding tetratricopeptide repeat protein, with the protein product MSNITRLIIACTILGGAIALCVFGLWGWGIPVFLIGVLVLVTFFFNENMLVAQYFLRKENLDKAEEWLNKITDYEKQLHKQQHGYYNLLIGLIESRKQPMKSEKYFKKALTLGMTMSHNTALAKISLAGIAMAKRNKREAQMYLSEATKDDKNKLLADQIKMMKGQLAQMDKQIVKGFRPQY